In Penaeus chinensis breed Huanghai No. 1 chromosome 40, ASM1920278v2, whole genome shotgun sequence, one genomic interval encodes:
- the LOC125047147 gene encoding uncharacterized protein LOC125047147 codes for MFITPFRRTIMGPGTNLCGIHPHSSNRSNMKWSAGRILKVALPVVVLAVFTFVSQPRNLSLLRDNHNVTLVLSARQIKALTETRKPEQTQEKGEIEESKREKPLAPENIVVINNKVYDRNEVNLTAIQTEPQKKVHVSKKENRTRSWPPTLELSDAAFLQHLDYSKYRPKERSILKARVGVFVERARRAGRACRGAPPDSRMPERSRFVWDRKHSPSIVFCPNYKVASTTWMSNFLKLAHYNEDNPAIPDNLPKARREKMQLMAKYGAKHDVVFKLYPTPSSDAEKLKVMSESVRVTVVRHPFARLLSGYRDKMTKMRPSPVKFGFRKIQQEIIAKYRSHVTNNTSPFPTFEEFVRYVIDSTGNLTTARDWEKNINCWVPYWAQCSVCATDYTLIMKLETMAEDEQFLVVLSNLKELKGKKGKNWKHLNGQSSHDAAPQYYRELTKAQMRSLYERYKMDFDLFGYDIDNFLAIAKDAEAGGVKGVTLGKEGEGGDDEEEDEDEAISSQIDNNGNQEGVKPRKLSNPLPQYCDEKTKKPLKATETRTEFVAYDVSEAVTSSTIEPIRY; via the exons ATGTTCATAACCCCATTCAGGAGGACGATCATGGGACCAGGAACGAATCTTTGTggcattcatcctcattcatct AATCGAAGCAACATGAAATGGAGCGCCGGCAGGATCCTGAAGGTCGCTCTCCCGGTGGTCGTCCTCGCCGTCTTCACCTTCGTCTCCCAGCCAAGAAACCTGAGCCTCTTAAGGGACAACCATAACGTCACCCTTGTCTTATCGGCCAGGCAGATAAAGGCCCTTACCGAGACGAGGAAGCCGGAACAGACGCAAGAGAAAGGTGAAATAGAGGAATCAAAAAGGGAAAAGCCTCTAGCTCCTGAAAATATCGTGGTGATTAACAATAAAGTGTACGATCGAAATGAAGTGAACCTGACGGCGATACAGACGGAGCCGCAGAAGAAGGTTCACGTCAGCAAGAAAGAAAACCGAACTCGATCTTGGCCTCCGACGCTGGAGCTCTCTGACGCTGCCTTCCTCCAGCACCTTGACTACTCGAAGTACAGGCCCAAG GAGCGCTCCATCCTGAAGGCGCGGGTCGGCGTGTTCGTGGAGCGGGCGCGGCGGGCGGGCCGAGCGTGCCGCGGCGCCCCACCGGACAGCCGCATGCCCGAGCGCAGTCGCTTCGTGTGGGATCGCAAGCACTCGCCCAGCATCGTCTTCTGTCCCAATTACAAG GTAGCCTCAACAACTTGGATGTCGAACTTTCTCAAGTTAGCGCACTATAATGAAGACAATCCGGCCATTCCCGATAACTTACCGAAAGCAAGGCGAGAGAAAATGCAGCTCATG GCGAAGTACGGAGCTAAGCATGACGTCGTGTTTAAGCTTTATCCGACTCCCTCCTCGGATGCTGAGAAGCTGAAGGTGATGAGCGAAAGCGTCAGGGTCACCGTCGTCAGGCATCCCTTCGCCAG ACTCCTCTCCGGTTACCGAGACAAAATGACGAAGATGCGACCGAGTCCGGTTAAGTTCGGCTTCCGCAAAATCCAGCAGGAGATCATCGCCAAATACCGAAGTCACGTGACCAACAACACTTCACCCTTCCCGACTTTCGAAGAGTTTGTTCGCTATGTGATCGACTCCACGGGGAACCTAACCACGGCGAGAGACTGGGAGAAGAAT aTCAACTGCTGGGTGCCATACTGGGCCCAGTGTAGCGTCTGTGCCACTGACTACACCCTGATTATGAAACTGGAAACAATGGCCGAAGATGAACAGTTTCTCGTCGTCCTCTCCAACCTCAAAGAACTAAAG GGTAAAAAAGGCAAAAACTGGAAGCACCTGAACGGCCAGAGTTCTCACGACGCCGCCCCTCAGTACTACAGGGAACTGACGAAGGCGCAGATGAGGAGCCTGTACGAACGATACAAGATGGACTTCGATCTCTTCGGCTACGACATCGATAACTTTCTGGCCATCGCTAAGGACGCGGAGGCTGGAGGAGTGAAGGGAGTAAcgctggggaaggagggagaaggaggagatgatgaggaagaggatgaggatgagg CAATTTCTtcgcaaattgataataacggtaatcaaGAAGGCGTAAAACCCAGGAAACTCAGCAACCCTCTGCCCCAGTATTGCGACGAAAAGACAAAAAAGCCGTTGAAAGCGACGGAAACTCGGACGGAATTCGTAGCGTATGACGTAAGCGAGGCAGTGACGTCCAGCACGATAGAACCAATCAGATATTAA